A genomic stretch from Anoplolepis gracilipes chromosome 16, ASM4749672v1, whole genome shotgun sequence includes:
- the Atg5 gene encoding autophagy protein 5 produces the protein MANDREVLREIWDGKIPVCFTLNSEETCDLQGPDPFYLMVPRLSYFPLCTEKVRKHFIRHIQDSKQEHEMWLEFNGMPLKWHYPIGVLLDIYFNDIQLPWNIVVHFDKFPENVLMHCQNKEIVEAHFLSCIKEADVLKHRGQIVSSMQKKDHTQLWNGIMNDKFDQFWSVNGRLMETSTEEGFKYIPFRCYTNEDKYIQKLVKPMNEEGQRKTLKHLLNEMFPDRENVTVRTHGIIPPLETPLQWMSEHLSYPDNFLHLVVISS, from the exons ATGGCAAATGATAGAGAGGTACTTCGGGAAATTTGGGATGGAAAGATTCCAGTCTGTTTTACGCTTAACTCTGAGGAAACCTGTGATTTACAAGGGCCGGATCCGTTTTACCTAATGGTACCTAGGTTAAGTTACTTTCCATTATGTACAGAGAAG GTACGAAAGCACTTTATACGACACATACAAGATAGCAAACAAGAGCATGAGATGTGGTTGGAATTTAATGGAATGCCATTAAAGTGGCATTATCCAATTGGTGTTTTACTGgacatttatttcaatgacATTCAATTACCTTGGAATATTGTTGTCCACTTTGATAAATTTCCAGAGAATGTTTTAATGCACTGTCAAAAcaa AGAAATTGTAGAAGCccattttctttcttgtatAAAAGAAGCTGATGTTTTGAAGCATAGAGGCCAAATTGTCTCTAGCATGCAAAAGAAAGATCACACACAGCTATGGAATGGTATTATGAACGATAAATTTGATCAGTTCTGGTCTGTGAATGGTAGGCTTATGGAAACTAGTACTGAAGAgggatttaaatatataccttTCCGATGTTATACGAATGAAGACAAATACATACAGAAACTTGTAAAACCAATGAATGAAGAAGGCCAAAGAAAGACTTTGAAGCATTTGTTAAATGAAATGTTCCCAGATCGAGAAAATG TTACAGTGCGCACCCATGGTATTATACCCCCTTTAGAAACACCTCTTCAATGGATGTCAGAGCATTTAAGTTACCCAGACAATTTTCTGCATTTAGTTGTAATCTCATCGTAA
- the LOC140674812 gene encoding uncharacterized protein — translation MIHSKHQQSAHQQHQQQNMRKSVGVMGTRRIFTTAFKIKVLDSYRHDKDCRQNQRATARKYGIHRRQIQKWLQCEEQLRSSVENGNSGTVTSTISSTGSQSDGTTTEATGNTVTPATPALNLNLARQHGDELTTQQGPPPLHPPHGSAPSSPQYNRQTTTIGTALPLCVASVGYQEYSSEQRLHLELEDRVHISDIHGYPGTQVDQDRNYYVLSGDGQRDVEAASIFNGRNDVKVYQTLTNYHSPSQEHRYGVNDINSSVHNHSPNHHPQQRKQSYGNVDSFDGRSYGLLLAPSMIKTEPASPDTAATSGAYESTDSPGGPRAPLSPVSHRAADSGGSSSSVHFVDSSRAPTSPYLHVHVHEHAHPCSPLNSEKPIPALLHQQRESEETTQHLIEEKKEEEIVEKTEYCATIIKEETHLDAEEIYEGEEPAASPCIDYRPMNESLVGSSGPVSPMYDRNGYSLPSSPRDSVSVGKYRSSCSDSEMDPLVSAGSFNSSGNFTRRRSFPLRFKLDVLDAFHQDKEVKENQRATARKFGINRRQVQKWLEQEAELRDEIALRGDSRQRLGPVQDVASGDSPLDLTTTNYVPNCVSLLREFEHERTSSHFYRCDMNSVFPQHHSSHYQHFTKMESSSEVEPIGPCNHSCSVDSHTTSTTSSYQELSLREFCYTESSVKTHCYSPKANSEVSNLSEGCEQRFSPLKRQHCTLACCYDAMPWPKRFCERSDMDDCYVAPPQDTPLCLVKPRSSRESSPSQTELILKRSTVSASNNPDAITFKPYLDNPVSKPAKKCADQHDLSPVSSHNVNNNNNSYNNNCQIICNFNESQNRNYDFELNLRVPISWRPDIGLYTGFPQGSAFVSVSSLYM, via the coding sequence ATGATTCATTCGAAGCATCAACAATCAGCGCATCAACAGCATCAGCAGCAGAATATGCGAAAATCTGTGGGCGTTATGGGCACCAGACGTATTTTCACAACAGCTTTTAAAATCAAGGTTCTGGATTCTTATAGACACGACAAGGATTGTCGCCAGAATCAACGTGCCACCGCGAGAAAATATGGAATTCATCGTCGTCAAATACAAAAATGGCTGCAATGTGAGGAACAGCTCAGAAGTAGCGTTGAAAATGGAAATAGTGGGACCGTCACGTCGACCATTTCTTCCACGGGTTCTCAATCCGATGGTACTACGACGGAAGCTACAGGGAATACCGTGACTCCAGCAACGCCGGCCTTGAACCTCAACCTCGCTAGACAGCACGGCGACGAGCTGACTACACAACAAGGGCCCCCACCTCTTCATCCTCCGCATGGCAGTGCACCCTCTTCGCCCCAATATAACCGTCAGACTACTACCATCGGCACGGCTTTGCCCCTATGCGTCGCGTCCGTGGGCTATCAAGAATATTCGTCAGAACAACGTCTTCATTTAGAGCTTGAAGATAGAGTTCATATATCTGATATTCATGGATATCCAGGCACGCAAGTAGATCAAGATCGTAATTACTACGTATTAAGCGGAGATGGACAGCGAGATGTAGAGGCAGCTTCAATATTTAATGGTAGAAACGACGTGAAGGTATATCAAACTTTGACAAATTACCATTCACCATCTCAAGAACACCGATACGGCGTGAATGATATCAATAGTAGCGTGCATAATCATTCGCCGAATCATCATCCGCAGCAGCGGAAACAAAGTTATGGAAACGTCGATTCATTCGACGGGAGATCATACGGCTTGCTACTAGCGCCGTCGATGATAAAGACAGAGCCAGCGAGCCCAGACACAGCGGCGACATCAGGAGCGTACGAATCGACAGATTCTCCCGGTGGTCCACGGGCCCCCCTCTCACCGGTATCGCATCGAGCCGCCGATAGCGGCGGTTCTTCGTCGTCCGTTCACTTTGTTGATTCCTCACGAGCCCCCACGAGCCCGTACTTGCACGTGCACGTGCATGAACACGCACACCCATGCTCACCGTTGAATTCCGAGAAGCCGATCCCGGCGCTTCTACACCAGCAGAGAGAGTCAGAAGAGACGACGCAACATCTTAtcgaagagaaaaaggagGAAGAGATTGTGGAAAAAACAGAGTACTGTGCGACGATAATCAAAGAAGAAACACACTTGGATGCGGAAGAAATATATGAAGGAGAAGAACCCGCCGCGTCCCCGTGCATTGATTATCGACCTATGAATGAATCATTAGTAGGTAGTTCAGGACCGGTAAGTCCTATGTACGATCGTAACGGTTATTCTTTGCCGTCGAGTCCTCGTGATTCTGTTAGCGTCGGAAAATACAGGAGTAGCTGCTCGGATAGCGAAATGGATCCCCTCGTTTCAGCAGGCAGCTTCAATTCATCCGGCAATTTCACTCGCAGACGATCTTTCCCGTTGCGTTTTAAACTTGATGTTCTCGATGCTTTCCATCAAGATAAAGAAGTAAAAGAGAATCAACGAGCCACTGCTAGAAAATTCGGTATAAACCGTCGTCAGGTGCAAAAATGGTTGGAACAAGAGGCAGAACTCAGGGATGAAATCGCCCTTCGTGGAGATTCACGTCAACGATTAGGACCTGTTCAGGATGTTGCTTCCGGTGACTCACCGTTGGATCTGACGACGACAAATTACGTTCCGAACTGCGTTTCGCTGTTACGTGAATTTGAACATGAACGAACGTCGTCGCATTTTTATCGCTGCGATATGAATTCGGTTTTTCCTCAACATCATTCTTCACATTATCAACACTTTACTAAAATGGAATCGTCCTCCGAAGTGGAACCTATAGGGCCTTGCAACCATTCTTGCTCTGTAGACAGTCATACGACTTCGACGACATCCTCTTATCAAGAGCTGTCTTTGAGAGAATTCTGTTATACGGAGTCGTCAGTTAAAACACACTGTTATTCACCCAAAGCAAATTCCGAAGTCTCCAATCTTTCTGAAGGATGCGAGCAAAGATTTTCGCCGCTCAAGAGGCAGCATTGTACGCTTGCTTGCTGTTACGATGCAATGCCATGGCCAAAAAGATTCTGCGAAAGGTCAGATATGGATGATTGTTACGTTGCACCTCCTCAAGATACACCTCTTTGTCTCGTAAAACCGAGGTCAAGCCGAGAATCATCTCCCTCTCAAACGGAATTGATCCTGAAACGGAGTACTGTATCAGCTTCGAACAATCCAGACGCTATCACTTTCAAGCCTTACTTAGACAACCCCGTGAGCAAGCCTGCGAAGAAATGTGCCGACCAGCACGATTTATCGCCTGTCAGCAGCCACAATgttaacaacaataataatagttacaaCAACAATTGCCAAATAATTTGTAACTTCAACGAGAGTCAAAATCGCAACTATGATTTCGAGCTTAATCTGCGAGTACCGATTTCTTGGAGACCTGATATAGGTTTGTATACAGGGTTTCCGCAAGGGAGTGCGTTTGTCAGCGTATCTTCACTCTACATGTAA